The Natronogracilivirga saccharolytica genome includes a window with the following:
- the rpsT gene encoding 30S ribosomal protein S20, with protein MPQHKSAEKRVRQSAKRRLANREKRSRMRTLTRKVLETDKKEQAEPLLNDAVSYIDRLACKGLIHKNTAANRKSRIVRHVNSL; from the coding sequence ATGCCTCAACACAAATCAGCAGAAAAACGTGTTCGCCAGTCTGCCAAACGTCGTCTGGCGAATCGTGAAAAACGATCCAGAATGCGCACACTGACCCGTAAAGTTCTGGAAACAGACAAAAAGGAACAGGCGGAGCCCCTCCTGAATGACGCTGTATCCTACATTGACAGACTGGCCTGCAAGGGACTTATCCACAAGAATACGGCAGCCAACCGGAAATCACGCATCGTCCGGCACGTCAACAGCCTGTAA
- the cmk gene encoding (d)CMP kinase, with product MIIVIDGPAGAGKSTTAKEVARRTESDYVDSGAVYRGFTYLFMINDFDKSRLTEALKNHDLHFDFHIDNVRVTHGDKDITQTIRSAEINNRVSEVAAMPEVRDEVRRILREISGDRKRGVVLEGRDLGTVVFPDADYKFFLTAAPEARARRRFDEQTRAGADTSLEQVRENVEKRDRIDSTRDIDPLKKADDAVEIDSTYLTFEEQVARITDFVRSMRTENNS from the coding sequence TTGATCATAGTTATTGATGGTCCGGCCGGAGCCGGAAAAAGTACTACGGCAAAAGAAGTCGCCCGACGCACAGAAAGTGACTACGTCGACAGCGGAGCTGTATACCGCGGGTTTACGTATCTTTTTATGATCAATGATTTTGATAAGTCCCGTTTGACTGAAGCGCTGAAAAATCATGACCTGCACTTTGATTTTCATATAGATAATGTGCGGGTGACTCATGGTGACAAGGATATAACGCAGACAATACGGTCAGCGGAAATCAATAATCGCGTAAGTGAAGTTGCGGCAATGCCTGAAGTCAGAGATGAGGTCCGCCGAATTCTCCGCGAGATTTCCGGGGACAGGAAAAGAGGTGTTGTACTGGAAGGCCGTGACCTGGGAACCGTTGTGTTTCCGGACGCCGATTACAAGTTTTTTCTTACCGCGGCTCCGGAAGCCAGGGCTCGCAGAAGATTTGACGAGCAGACCCGTGCCGGGGCGGACACAAGCCTCGAGCAGGTACGTGAAAACGTTGAAAAGCGGGACAGAATCGACTCAACACGCGACATCGACCCGCTGAAAAAGGCGGATGATGCTGTTGAAATTGATTCGACGTACCTGACTTTTGAAGAACAAGTAGCAAGAATTACCGACTTTGTACGTAGTATGCGTACGGAGAATAATTCCTGA
- the rpsA gene encoding 30S ribosomal protein S1 has translation MTDEVKKELENEEKANSQTEANQSDESADQKTEAQDQENTSEEAAGMNSQSAGSQEAAGQDAAAEQAVAEVDESSIPAFKGEVGDKVYKLEELEEASEEYDDDQYNQMVSMYEGTLTAFTEKEIVTGRILTFDDKYVIVDIGFKSEGIVPVNEFKNPEELKVGDEVEVFLDKVEDRDGQLVLSRRKADSLRVWQDIEEAHNSEKIIEGYIKRRIKGGMVVDIHGIDAFLPGSQIDVRPVRDFDAYVGKTMEFMVVKLNMSSENVVVSHRALVESDLEEQREQILASMEPGQILEGVVKNITDFGVFIDLGGVDGLLHITDLSWGRVEHPSEIVRLDQRLNVVVLEFDEERKRISLGLKQLQPHPWDEIDDKYPEKIHVQGKVVSIADYGAFIELEKGVEGLVHISEMSWTQHIKHPSQLVEKNQVIECVVLNINKDERKVSLGVKQLQSDPWEDLLERYPVGSKHKGVVRNLTNFGVFVELEPGIDGLVHISDMSWTGKVNHPSEIVNKGDELEVVILSVDFDNRRISLGHKQIEDNPWEKYAVEYAVGNETEGKVSKITDRGVFVTLPLGVDAFMPAREAEHGDNLSESYKEDDEIKVVVIEFDENNKSIVVSQNKIGKMDKKKETAAKTKQKEQEAAAGSASGALTLGEMSGLQDLKEKLQKKEDDNDKKDGK, from the coding sequence ATGACCGATGAAGTAAAAAAAGAACTCGAAAACGAGGAAAAGGCAAATAGCCAGACTGAAGCAAATCAGTCCGATGAAAGTGCTGATCAGAAAACAGAAGCACAGGATCAGGAGAATACATCTGAAGAAGCAGCAGGCATGAACAGTCAGTCTGCCGGCAGTCAAGAAGCGGCTGGTCAGGATGCCGCGGCAGAACAAGCCGTCGCAGAAGTGGATGAAAGTTCCATCCCTGCTTTCAAAGGTGAAGTTGGCGACAAGGTATACAAGCTCGAGGAGCTTGAAGAAGCCTCTGAAGAGTATGATGACGACCAGTACAATCAGATGGTCAGCATGTACGAGGGAACGCTTACCGCCTTCACGGAAAAAGAAATTGTAACCGGACGTATTCTCACTTTCGATGACAAGTATGTCATTGTTGATATCGGATTTAAATCCGAGGGCATTGTTCCCGTTAACGAGTTCAAAAATCCTGAAGAACTTAAAGTCGGAGATGAAGTAGAGGTTTTTCTTGATAAAGTCGAAGACCGTGACGGTCAGCTCGTACTTTCACGCCGGAAAGCCGACTCACTTCGTGTATGGCAGGATATTGAAGAGGCGCACAACAGCGAGAAAATTATCGAAGGTTATATCAAACGACGTATCAAAGGTGGTATGGTCGTTGATATCCACGGAATTGACGCCTTCCTTCCAGGCTCACAAATTGATGTGCGCCCGGTTCGCGATTTTGATGCCTATGTCGGCAAAACCATGGAATTCATGGTGGTCAAACTGAATATGTCCAGTGAAAATGTCGTTGTCTCACACCGTGCTCTTGTCGAATCCGATCTGGAAGAGCAGCGCGAGCAGATCCTGGCCAGCATGGAGCCCGGTCAGATTCTGGAAGGTGTGGTCAAAAACATCACAGACTTTGGTGTCTTTATTGATCTCGGCGGTGTTGACGGCCTTCTTCACATCACGGACCTTTCCTGGGGACGCGTTGAGCATCCATCAGAAATCGTTCGGCTTGATCAGCGCCTGAATGTGGTTGTTCTGGAGTTTGATGAGGAGCGGAAGCGAATTTCACTTGGACTCAAGCAGCTTCAGCCGCATCCGTGGGATGAGATTGATGACAAGTATCCGGAAAAAATTCATGTTCAGGGTAAAGTCGTCTCCATTGCGGATTACGGAGCCTTTATTGAGCTCGAAAAAGGTGTTGAAGGTCTTGTCCACATCAGTGAAATGTCATGGACCCAGCACATAAAGCATCCGTCACAGCTGGTTGAAAAGAATCAGGTGATAGAGTGCGTCGTTCTGAATATAAACAAGGATGAACGCAAAGTTTCGCTTGGTGTCAAGCAGCTTCAGTCAGACCCCTGGGAGGACTTGCTTGAGCGGTATCCTGTCGGATCAAAACACAAGGGCGTTGTCCGGAACCTCACCAACTTTGGCGTATTCGTCGAACTGGAGCCCGGCATAGACGGACTTGTACACATATCCGATATGAGCTGGACCGGCAAGGTTAACCATCCGAGTGAGATTGTCAACAAAGGTGATGAACTTGAAGTAGTCATTCTTTCGGTTGATTTCGACAATCGCCGTATTTCGCTTGGACACAAGCAGATTGAAGATAACCCCTGGGAAAAGTATGCTGTTGAGTATGCTGTTGGCAACGAAACAGAAGGAAAGGTGAGCAAGATAACGGACCGTGGGGTCTTTGTTACACTGCCGCTTGGTGTGGATGCTTTCATGCCGGCCAGGGAAGCTGAGCACGGCGACAATCTCTCAGAATCCTACAAGGAAGATGATGAGATAAAAGTTGTTGTCATTGAATTTGATGAGAACAACAAAAGTATTGTCGTGAGCCAGAACAAAATCGGCAAAATGGACAAAAAGAAAGAGACTGCGGCAAAAACAAAGCAGAAAGAGCAGGAAGCTGCCGCAGGTTCAGCCTCGGGTGCGCTCACCCTCGGTGAAATGTCCGGCTTGCAGGATTTGAAAGAGAAGCTTCAGAAAAAAGAAGATGACAACGATAAGAAAGATGGCAAGTAA
- a CDS encoding glycosyltransferase, producing the protein MTTRFSVIIPVYNRPDELEELMESLSVLKSRKSGNNSAAGNFEVIVVEDGSKEKSDRVCSKYSDVLEVQYLYRENAGPAAARNTGAASAKGDWLIFFDSDCVIPEHYFETVEQVLSSQEADFFGGPDRAAASFSPVQKAIDYTMTSFLTTGGIRGGKKQLDRYYPRSFNMGVKKAAFDKTGGFSELRFGEDLDLSMRLMENGCHSVLIEDAWVYHKRRTDLKKFFKQVYNSGMARVVLNRLHPGTMKALHLLPSLFVLYLIFAVVSLPFAGGPFFYPVLILLLILFIDAMRWTGSLAAALLAPAAGVVQLTGYGIGLIHAAVLIHVLGRKQAKAFESTFYK; encoded by the coding sequence ATGACTACCCGTTTCAGTGTAATTATTCCTGTCTACAACCGTCCGGATGAACTGGAAGAGCTTATGGAAAGCCTGTCCGTCCTGAAAAGCCGGAAATCCGGAAATAATTCTGCGGCAGGCAATTTCGAAGTCATTGTTGTTGAGGACGGATCGAAGGAAAAGTCGGACCGTGTATGCAGCAAGTATTCTGATGTACTGGAAGTGCAGTATCTGTACCGGGAAAATGCCGGTCCTGCGGCGGCAAGAAACACAGGTGCGGCATCAGCGAAGGGAGACTGGCTTATTTTTTTCGACTCGGACTGCGTGATCCCGGAACATTATTTCGAGACGGTTGAACAGGTGCTTTCATCACAGGAAGCTGATTTTTTCGGTGGACCTGACCGTGCTGCGGCATCATTCAGTCCCGTACAGAAGGCCATTGATTATACAATGACCTCATTTCTGACAACCGGGGGCATTCGCGGCGGCAAAAAACAGCTTGACCGGTACTATCCCCGCAGCTTTAATATGGGTGTGAAGAAAGCGGCTTTCGATAAAACGGGCGGATTTTCAGAGCTTCGTTTTGGTGAAGATCTTGATTTAAGCATGCGGCTTATGGAAAACGGGTGCCATTCTGTGCTTATTGAAGATGCCTGGGTATATCACAAGCGGAGAACCGACCTGAAAAAGTTTTTCAAGCAGGTCTACAATTCCGGAATGGCCCGGGTGGTGCTGAACCGTCTGCATCCGGGTACCATGAAGGCGCTGCATCTGCTGCCCTCGCTTTTTGTGCTCTATCTTATTTTTGCCGTTGTTTCTTTGCCTTTTGCAGGTGGTCCCTTCTTCTATCCGGTCCTTATTTTGCTGCTGATACTTTTTATTGACGCTATGCGATGGACAGGGAGTCTTGCGGCGGCATTGCTGGCACCTGCAGCCGGTGTTGTTCAGCTTACCGGATATGGCATTGGCCTTATCCATGCGGCTGTATTGATTCACGTTCTTGGCAGGAAGCAGGCAAAGGCTTTTGAGTCAACTTTTTATAAATAA
- a CDS encoding glycosyltransferase family 2 protein — translation MKNQSSGTTGKKSRGNADETAGPADIDVSIVVPLLNEEESLDELIRRIDQAMSGQWEHEVILVDDGSTDGSWGKICELSENHAHIHGIRFRRNYGKSPALQQGFRKARGRYIATMDADLQDDPAEVPQMISMIRERNLDLVSGWKKERHDPISKTIPSRFFNYVTSFTTGIRLHDFNCGLKVYRSEVVKHITLYGELHRYIPYLAKEQGFNRIDEKVVKHHPREFGTSKFGLNRFIRGFLDLVTLLFLDKYMKRPMHFFGGIGTLFLIVGGGITVYLSIMRLFFDMYLTGRPLFLFGMLFMLLGIQLFAIGFLGEMFNQNRFRTQGDPVNIRATTGFGNVQEKHAQQTEKGGKQHE, via the coding sequence GTGAAAAATCAAAGCTCAGGGACAACAGGGAAAAAATCACGGGGAAATGCTGATGAAACAGCGGGTCCTGCAGATATTGATGTGAGTATTGTCGTTCCGTTGCTGAATGAAGAAGAATCACTGGATGAGCTGATCAGACGTATTGATCAGGCCATGTCGGGGCAATGGGAGCATGAGGTGATTCTGGTCGATGACGGCTCTACGGATGGCTCATGGGGAAAAATTTGCGAGCTCAGTGAAAACCATGCGCATATCCATGGCATTCGTTTCAGGCGGAATTACGGCAAGAGCCCTGCCCTGCAGCAGGGTTTCCGCAAAGCCCGCGGCCGGTATATCGCCACAATGGATGCTGATTTGCAGGATGATCCCGCTGAAGTACCGCAAATGATCAGCATGATACGTGAGCGCAACCTGGATTTGGTTAGCGGCTGGAAAAAGGAGCGGCATGATCCCATCAGCAAAACCATACCGTCACGTTTTTTCAACTATGTAACATCATTCACAACAGGCATCAGGCTTCATGATTTCAACTGCGGATTGAAAGTATACCGCAGCGAAGTGGTCAAGCATATCACACTGTATGGCGAGCTGCATCGCTACATTCCCTATCTGGCAAAAGAACAGGGCTTCAATCGTATTGATGAAAAAGTGGTCAAGCATCACCCCAGGGAGTTCGGCACCTCGAAATTCGGTCTCAACCGGTTTATACGCGGGTTTCTGGACCTGGTCACGCTGCTCTTTCTGGATAAGTACATGAAACGTCCCATGCATTTTTTTGGCGGGATCGGCACTCTGTTTCTGATTGTCGGCGGCGGGATCACAGTTTATCTCTCAATCATGCGCCTGTTTTTTGACATGTATCTTACCGGCCGGCCGCTGTTTCTGTTCGGAATGCTGTTCATGCTCCTCGGAATTCAGCTGTTTGCAATCGGTTTTCTGGGGGAGATGTTCAACCAGAACCGTTTCAGAACCCAGGGCGATCCTGTGAATATCAGAGCAACCACAGGGTTCGGTAATGTGCAGGAAAAGCATGCACAGCAAACAGAAAAGGGTGGGAAGCAGCATGAGTAA
- a CDS encoding class I SAM-dependent methyltransferase encodes MSKIAYDPTKDKFAAWIRRSRFLRTLFFRILDLFFLRSWYVRSAMRRTFRRGFSSRKSWQILDAGSGFGQYDRFMLKAFPNARIHAIDIKDDYLDDCRYYFQKDIEAGRIQFRNADLVTDDLQAESYDLALCVDVLEHIEEDVKVMGNIKDALKPGGLFIMHSPSHYSEEDAGDEDFFVDEHARAGYSKEELGEKLEKAGLEPVSLHYSYGKWGHRAWVMLIKIPMLWFTRFGMYTLLWLPFYYLLTLLPGVFMMWLDCRKNNERGTGILGISRRPE; translated from the coding sequence ATGAGTAAAATTGCCTATGATCCCACTAAGGATAAATTCGCCGCGTGGATCCGCCGATCCCGTTTTCTGCGGACCCTGTTTTTCCGGATTCTGGACCTGTTTTTTTTGAGGAGCTGGTATGTCCGCTCGGCAATGCGCCGGACCTTCCGCCGCGGGTTCTCATCACGGAAAAGCTGGCAGATACTGGATGCCGGCAGCGGATTCGGCCAGTATGACCGGTTCATGCTCAAAGCCTTTCCGAATGCCCGGATTCACGCCATTGACATCAAGGATGACTACCTGGATGACTGCCGTTATTATTTTCAGAAAGATATCGAAGCCGGCAGAATCCAGTTCAGGAATGCGGACCTGGTTACCGATGATCTGCAGGCGGAGTCGTATGATTTGGCGTTGTGTGTTGATGTGCTTGAGCACATTGAGGAGGATGTCAAGGTCATGGGTAATATAAAAGACGCCCTGAAGCCCGGCGGCTTATTCATCATGCATTCCCCTTCTCATTACTCTGAAGAAGACGCCGGAGATGAAGATTTTTTTGTGGATGAGCACGCCCGTGCCGGTTATTCTAAAGAGGAGCTTGGCGAAAAGCTTGAAAAGGCAGGCCTGGAGCCGGTTTCCCTGCACTATTCATACGGGAAATGGGGACATCGCGCATGGGTGATGCTCATAAAAATTCCCATGCTGTGGTTTACCCGCTTCGGGATGTATACGCTGCTCTGGCTGCCGTTTTATTATCTGCTGACGCTGCTGCCCGGTGTCTTCATGATGTGGCTGGACTGCCGGAAAAATAACGAGCGGGGTACGGGTATCCTGGGTATTTCCCGCCGTCCGGAATAA
- a CDS encoding ATP-dependent Clp protease ATP-binding subunit — protein sequence MEGNFSNRVRDVIQFSREEALRLGHDYIGTEHLILGILRLGDGVAIKILKNLRCDLYKLKKTIEETIRGTGAAVTVGNIPLTKQAEKVLRITYLEAKLYKSDTIGTEHLLLSLLRDDENIAAQILQQFNITYDAVREDLDLIVSGQAPKSSESSHTSSSETPSSRNPKSSSGSARERKMEKTKTPVLDNFGRDLTKLAEEDKLDPIVGREKEIERVAQVLSRRKKNNPVLIGEPGVGKTAIAEGLALRIIKRKVSRVLYDKRVVALDLAALVAGTKYRGQFEERMKAMMSELEKTPDIILFIDELHTIVGAGGASGSLDASNMLKPALARGDVQAIGATTLNEYRQYIEKDGALERRFQKIMVDATTPDETMTILNQIKSKYEKHHSVRYSEEAIKACVTITDRYITDRFLPDKAIDALDEAGARVHLSNITVPEHIIKLEEEIELTSTEKNNMVKKQRFEDAARLRDKEKRLMEELESAQREWEKESEKIVYDVNEEDVASIVAMITGIPVNKIAQSEGQKLLKMKEELSNNVIGQDEAITKLSKAIQRTRAGLKDPFRPIGSFIFLGPTGVGKTELAKVMAKYLFDSTDALIRVDMSEYMEKFSVSRLVGAPPGYVGYEEGGILTEKVRRKPYSVVLLDEIEKAHPDVFNLLLQVLDDGILTDSLGRKVDFRNTIIIMTSNIGARDIKNLGRGIGFSNTEATFDYAKMKTTIQDALNKVFNPEFLNRVDDVIVFKPLEKEDIFRIIDNMSEELFVRIRNLGYKIDISKGAKEFLSDKGFDQKFGARPLKRAIQRYVEDPLAEEILGAEKAEGSVIKIKMNKARDGLAFEWKAPETSSDKTGSSPGSQKESQQSSDAASSDGGGTGNGGPSQQGDAKGGQTSEKYSEN from the coding sequence ATGGAAGGGAATTTTTCAAACCGAGTGCGGGATGTCATCCAGTTCAGTCGTGAAGAAGCTTTGCGGCTGGGGCATGACTACATTGGCACCGAACATCTGATTCTGGGCATATTGCGCCTCGGCGATGGTGTTGCAATCAAAATACTAAAGAACCTCCGGTGTGATCTTTACAAACTGAAAAAGACCATCGAAGAAACCATCCGCGGAACCGGTGCTGCGGTTACTGTGGGGAATATCCCCCTGACAAAGCAGGCCGAGAAGGTATTGCGGATCACCTATCTGGAAGCCAAGCTCTACAAGAGCGACACCATCGGCACAGAACATTTATTGCTATCCCTTTTACGGGATGATGAAAACATCGCTGCACAAATCCTGCAGCAGTTCAATATCACATACGATGCGGTTCGTGAAGACCTGGATCTCATTGTATCAGGACAGGCACCAAAATCGTCAGAATCGTCACATACAAGTTCCAGCGAAACTCCGTCATCGCGAAATCCAAAATCATCCTCAGGCAGCGCAAGAGAAAGAAAAATGGAAAAAACAAAAACCCCCGTTCTTGATAATTTCGGACGCGATCTGACCAAGCTTGCCGAAGAAGACAAGCTCGACCCGATTGTCGGTCGCGAAAAGGAAATTGAGCGAGTCGCTCAAGTGCTCAGCCGCCGGAAAAAAAACAATCCTGTGCTTATCGGTGAACCCGGTGTCGGTAAAACGGCGATAGCCGAAGGACTTGCACTGCGGATTATAAAAAGGAAAGTGTCGAGAGTATTGTATGACAAACGGGTTGTGGCACTTGACCTTGCAGCACTGGTGGCCGGAACAAAATACCGCGGCCAGTTCGAAGAGCGTATGAAAGCGATGATGAGCGAACTTGAAAAAACGCCCGACATCATCCTTTTCATAGATGAGTTGCATACGATTGTCGGAGCCGGTGGTGCCAGCGGTTCGCTTGATGCCTCCAATATGCTTAAACCGGCACTTGCCCGCGGAGACGTACAGGCCATCGGAGCCACCACGCTCAATGAATACCGGCAATATATAGAGAAAGACGGGGCTCTTGAGCGGAGATTCCAGAAAATCATGGTTGATGCAACAACTCCGGACGAAACCATGACCATTCTCAATCAGATCAAGAGCAAATACGAGAAACACCACAGCGTGCGGTACTCTGAAGAGGCGATCAAAGCCTGTGTAACCATCACCGACCGCTACATAACCGACCGGTTTTTGCCGGACAAGGCCATTGATGCGCTCGATGAAGCCGGCGCGCGGGTCCATCTTTCGAACATCACAGTGCCCGAGCATATCATAAAGCTTGAGGAAGAAATTGAGCTGACCAGCACGGAAAAAAACAATATGGTCAAAAAACAGCGCTTCGAAGATGCGGCCAGACTTCGTGACAAGGAAAAGCGGCTCATGGAGGAACTCGAAAGTGCGCAGAGAGAATGGGAGAAAGAGTCTGAAAAAATTGTCTATGATGTTAATGAAGAGGATGTTGCCAGCATTGTTGCCATGATCACCGGCATTCCTGTGAACAAAATTGCCCAAAGCGAGGGACAGAAGCTTCTGAAGATGAAAGAAGAGCTGTCCAACAATGTCATCGGACAGGATGAGGCCATTACCAAGCTGAGCAAGGCCATCCAGAGAACCCGGGCCGGACTGAAAGATCCCTTCCGCCCGATCGGTTCATTTATCTTTCTCGGGCCCACTGGTGTTGGAAAAACAGAACTTGCCAAAGTAATGGCGAAGTATCTTTTCGACAGTACCGATGCACTCATCCGCGTAGATATGAGTGAATACATGGAGAAATTTTCCGTCTCCAGACTTGTTGGTGCCCCTCCGGGTTATGTCGGATATGAAGAAGGCGGAATCCTGACCGAGAAAGTCAGGCGCAAACCGTACAGTGTGGTACTGCTTGATGAAATTGAAAAAGCACATCCTGATGTATTCAACCTCCTGCTGCAGGTGCTTGATGATGGCATACTGACCGACAGCCTCGGCCGCAAAGTGGATTTCCGCAATACCATCATCATTATGACTTCCAATATCGGAGCAAGGGATATAAAAAATCTCGGACGCGGAATCGGATTCTCCAATACCGAAGCGACGTTTGATTACGCCAAAATGAAAACCACGATCCAGGATGCACTGAACAAGGTTTTCAATCCGGAATTCCTTAACAGGGTGGATGATGTGATCGTATTCAAGCCGCTTGAAAAAGAGGATATCTTCAGGATTATCGACAACATGTCAGAAGAGCTCTTTGTGCGGATCAGGAACCTTGGCTACAAGATCGACATCAGCAAAGGTGCAAAAGAGTTTCTGAGTGACAAAGGCTTTGACCAGAAATTTGGTGCACGGCCGCTCAAAAGGGCAATCCAGCGCTATGTTGAGGATCCTCTTGCCGAAGAGATACTCGGTGCTGAGAAAGCCGAGGGGTCTGTGATCAAAATCAAGATGAACAAGGCCAGGGACGGACTGGCGTTTGAATGGAAAGCGCCTGAAACGTCATCCGATAAAACCGGAAGTTCCCCCGGGTCGCAGAAGGAAAGTCAGCAAAGCTCAGATGCGGCAAGTTCAGACGGTGGAGGTACCGGAAACGGGGGGCCTTCGCAGCAGGGTGACGCGAAAGGCGGACAAACTTCGGAAAAATACTCCGAAAATTAG
- the gpmI gene encoding 2,3-bisphosphoglycerate-independent phosphoglycerate mutase, translating into MAKALLAILDGYGIPDDDSVSAIKKANTPFVDKLLESKPNSTLSASGMDVGLPDGQFGNSEVGHLNIGAGRIVWQELTRVNKDISDGGFFENKALLEAAEKARKAGKVHIMGLFSDGGVHSHNDHVFALLKFFRQQNIEKIYVHAFMDGRDTSPHGGLNYIRQFQEKAAEIGGGKLASIVGRYYAMDRDRRWERTKLAYDLLVHGEGVKESDPAKAVQASYDEGVTDEFIKPILLDDSASSRLEKDDPVVFYNIRGDRARQITSALTDSGFDGFPVEKDLNLHYVCFTQYDKRYTNVHVAYPPLSMTNTLGEVIAHHGLRQLRIAETEKYPHVTYFFNGGVEEPNEGEDRKMIPSPKVPTYDHQPEMSAPELTDELVKIIQDDSYDMIILNYANPDMVGHTGDFDATVKAVETIDQCLEKVVNAATEQDYKIIVISDHGNADKMKESDGSPHTAHTTARVPFIVINAPEVTSARDGILADVAPSLLKLMGISQPEEMDGKALI; encoded by the coding sequence ATGGCCAAAGCTCTTCTTGCAATTCTTGATGGTTACGGAATCCCGGATGATGATTCTGTAAGCGCCATTAAAAAAGCCAATACCCCGTTTGTCGACAAGCTTCTTGAAAGCAAACCCAATTCAACCCTGAGTGCATCCGGTATGGATGTCGGACTTCCCGATGGACAGTTCGGCAACTCTGAGGTCGGGCATCTCAACATCGGTGCCGGACGCATTGTCTGGCAGGAATTAACCAGGGTTAACAAAGACATTTCCGACGGAGGCTTTTTTGAAAACAAGGCATTGCTTGAGGCAGCCGAAAAAGCCAGGAAGGCAGGAAAGGTTCATATCATGGGCCTGTTTTCTGACGGCGGCGTGCACAGTCACAACGATCATGTTTTTGCATTGCTGAAATTCTTCAGGCAGCAGAATATTGAAAAAATTTACGTGCACGCATTCATGGATGGCAGGGACACCTCCCCGCACGGCGGTCTCAACTATATCAGACAGTTTCAGGAAAAAGCCGCGGAGATTGGCGGTGGCAAACTTGCTTCCATTGTGGGACGGTACTACGCCATGGACCGTGACAGACGCTGGGAGCGTACAAAACTTGCCTATGATCTTCTCGTCCATGGAGAAGGAGTAAAAGAGAGTGATCCGGCCAAAGCCGTTCAGGCCTCGTATGATGAAGGGGTGACGGACGAGTTTATCAAACCGATACTTCTCGATGACTCGGCATCATCCCGGCTTGAAAAGGATGACCCTGTTGTTTTCTACAACATTCGCGGTGATCGCGCCCGTCAGATCACCTCTGCCCTTACAGACAGCGGGTTTGACGGATTTCCGGTCGAAAAAGACCTGAATCTGCACTATGTCTGCTTTACCCAGTATGACAAGCGCTACACCAATGTCCATGTCGCCTATCCTCCCCTTTCAATGACCAACACACTCGGTGAGGTCATTGCACACCATGGGTTACGTCAACTCAGAATAGCCGAAACAGAAAAATATCCGCACGTGACCTACTTCTTCAACGGGGGTGTTGAGGAACCCAACGAAGGGGAAGACCGGAAGATGATTCCGAGTCCGAAAGTGCCGACATACGATCATCAGCCTGAAATGAGTGCCCCCGAACTTACCGATGAGCTTGTCAAAATCATTCAGGATGACTCTTACGATATGATCATTCTGAATTATGCAAATCCGGACATGGTTGGTCATACCGGTGATTTTGATGCTACGGTCAAAGCCGTTGAGACCATTGATCAGTGCCTCGAGAAGGTAGTCAATGCGGCAACCGAACAGGACTACAAAATTATTGTAATTTCTGATCACGGAAATGCGGACAAGATGAAAGAAAGCGACGGGAGCCCACATACGGCACATACTACTGCCCGGGTTCCCTTCATAGTGATCAACGCTCCGGAGGTAACATCGGCCAGGGACGGAATACTGGCTGATGTGGCACCATCGCTGCTGAAACTGATGGGCATCTCCCAACCGGAAGAAATGGACGGCAAGGCACTGATCTGA